The window AGATGGCACAATGAAAAGTGACCAATGCATATGATACATACAGCATAGTTTAGTTGAAATGGtttcaaagaaagaaagaagactATGCACATGTATATAATCAAAGTCAAATAGAACCTATTGAAGGCTCAAATAGGAAGATATTTGATCATTAGTTCACAGAACTAATATAGGGTTCTAAACATTGTGAATGTAACAATGAAGCCATACTAAGAGAACCCAAGTCTCATTAAATCTAGATATAGTGATATGACATGATGTGATGCATGGACATCACGAAGGTAGATAAAAGCAATTAACCACATAGAAGGGCACAAACGAGTCTACATGGAGACACGATTGCTAAATGCATTGGATCCATATACAATGAGGTAGCAATTGGCTTTGTGCTAGTGGGAGATGTTGGGATGAGCGTTGTAGCCAATTGGAATTGGTTAAgacttgattccaatcatgcaacaatatcattcatgttgaatgattagaggttttccttcatcaataaaatgttaattataatgcgttataagtctaattggatgaagtccatgagattaatatgccttgcaatgGAATTGTAATAAGTTGCAGTTGTGAGATCcctatgcatcaaagtgtAATCTCTAAATGTTTTTGGTCGATGCATCATTGAGACTAGATATCAATGATGCCTAGAGACTGGtacattttatatttcttacttgagaagtaaccaatcgatctcataggtttaagtatagagatacttgacACTAGAATCCAGGTGCTTACCTAGaagagcaagttcactaaatATGATccaccatgagaagtgcatttggtattttacTTATGTgcctatgcaatacttctcatgtgtcaattgtgtaaatactccctagacttgagacactaggttgtcttatgtgtggagtgctatattttgatttcatctctatgggtgcctaaccaaagatgtcaaaacaggatgcttttagGTAtaacatgaagcatgtgaaggcaaatgagtggtcaagaaaCGAATCACCATCTCAAATAATTTGGGAGACATATCCTAATAGTTCTTGGCTGATATTAACTtgttgaagtccttggccaaggcgactaggagattatgaaaaaagttttataagtctttataaagctaatgatctaactgcAGAAACgaatatggaggtcaataagagtagacattgCACATTGCTCTTATTATCTtcaggatatatgatgagagaATAAATTATACTGACATattgtacactgaaaggttgtcaaagaaccctttgactctcctaacaattggaTGGCTATGATGCATTGCTATATGCCAATCTTAGTCTatggaattatattaattaatttaataaaaattataattcaattccattgcctaCATGTTAgtacctaatgggtcacacacaataagttgtgttataaattaaattgggagtgtgatgatttaagttaaatttaaatcattcattAGGTTTTTAACTTCTAAGGGCttgattaaaatagtttaattaagtataagGCCActattataattagttataatattaaagccttaatcacaaacaaataaaagtaaattaaatttaattttaatttataatgacttaattaaaaggttTAATTAAGTGTTGGGCCAATAATATAAGGGGTAATAATATTGAAACCTTATTTGCAATTTAAGAAGTTAATCAACCTGAATATAAATATCACTTTTTAGTTACTCCTCATAATAGAAGTGAAACATAGAGGTTAGACTTTTGGGTTGTCAGAAAACTAACCAGAAAGCCTAACCCCACACTTTCTTAAGTGActtgaaaaatagttttctaaCTTTGTGATTCGGCTAGGAGGAGTGTAATTGTGTGGAGAGGACAAGTTGTTATCCACTTTGTTAGCACAAAGGCGTAGTTGAGAAAGCTCTCTCCTTGTGAAGGTTCAAATGCAACTGTGTGTGTAATCGTTGGAAGCTAAGCATTTGAATAGCTTAGGCTCTCTGCTCCCTTTGTGGTGTTAATGGGTTGGACAAGGAGGAGGTACCATCGTGATAGCCACATCACTTGGTAAaggtaatattatttttctgatTACTTCTCTTCTAGTTTTGTTTTGTATTAAAACTATCAAAATGATCCATGGGTGGTGACATGGCATggtatgtttaaatttttattttccgCTGCATATAATAATTGCTGTCTTTGAGTTTCATGTCATTCCATACCATTCCAATAGGGTTGACAGTGTTCAAGATTTTTGACTATAACATTGTAAAAAAGACTTTGGTTGGAAGTTCCAGATTGGAAAAAGATACCAGTTTAACAAGCCAAGAACCCAAACCCCTTGAAACCTTACTATTGACTATCCGACAGACCTAGATGTAAGTGCCACCATCTCTAACAAATGCACAAGTGACAAAGGTACTGTTTCTAGAACAGTCACCAGGAAAAAAGATCAAAACTGAATGGATAAATTATACAAGAAACTGGCAAGGAGGGTAGACATGCCAAGAAAGATTTATGCAAAACAGACCAGGTAACTTTTATCATAGATGGAGCATGTTTTTTTAACTCCATACTATTACAATATCtatgataaaaataagtacacaaaaagaacaagaatGTCATTTTGTACAGGACAACTAATTGCCATATTGTTCTGACCATTCAAACAGTATCTTTTTGGAACTTGATTGTATAGAGAACGTATGGCTGCCTAGGTGGAGGCtgttttttaatctttatgtTAGTCTCATTCTGTAAATCAATGGTCCTATAAAACAGGTTAATTGTATAGACAACATATGCAGGACTATGTGGAAGATGTGTTTGGAGCTCCGTTTTAAACACAGCTATTGATGAATGCTTTTGTACAACACTCTAATATATGTACAACGTTTATAACCGTGAATGATCAAATGTTGGTCTGTATTGaagatatattaaatattactgcttgttattttgattgtttgctCATGATGTGCCGGTTGATTCATTTACCGTTCTCTTTCCAGGCACCTGATACAgctttataattattttacttattacATGGTTCAATTTCTGAATAGATATTCAAGTTATtctgttattatttattgtatAAACTTTTGTGAGGGAAGTCCTTGGTATGTAATGTTCATTCGGTTGTGTAAACACTATCATTCTCGACAGTGGTTTTCATGATGATACATGCAAACAACATCTATTATCCtgtcttttatttgtttattactGGACAGCTAAAATAATAGTGTCTCAAAACAGTAGCATTATATAACCATTTTTCCATTTATTTGGCTATTTCTATTTATCAATATTATTCTACCATttgtaaatattataatatgtttaCGAATAAATCTTACaatcttctttttattatttaaatcattttcatcaattaaATAACCCGTAACAATGCACGGGGCTTGTACTtagtatatataaaagtaaaccAAGATATACATTACCTCATTTTCATTAAGGTTGGAAGATGGATTTATAGACTAGAATTCTTTGAATTGATCAACAAGCAAAATGTTGCTGCAAAATAATTGTACCATCAGCTGATACATTCCCGACAAAAACAAGAATATAAAGAACAGAGGGTCACGTGTGTGTGCATTTGGGCATTTTGGAACTTTCCTAATCCctctttttctaaaaaaaaaaagggaaaatttcaaacttgaattgattttttgtaCTTCCAATTTCCATTGAtcatgaataattttttttacaagaaggcaaaaatcttgaattaaaatgaaaattcaatAACGAAATTGGAGACTGACGTACAAGCAGTGGCAAAGCCATGATTTTACGTTTGAGGGAgcgaaaattaaaaacaatgtttataaattaaaCAGTTATACTAGAAACTCAATGTTTGACaataatataaaacaatttagacaaaaaaaaagttcatatgaaaattatataaataaattctgAAAGTTATTCAAAAGaataaatcttaataatttacttaaaagaattaattagtataatcataaatgatttaataatgACAATAATGTCAATTTCTAGATAAACTtaacaacaaacaaaaattaacaaatataataacaaaaatctcAATGGGAAGCAATcccttaaaaaatattaaggactatcaataaacaattcaatggAGAGGTAATTCTCTAAAATTaatcacaaaaattaaatacaatattaataaacaatttaatgaGGAAGCAATCCCCGAACAAAAAGTTTAATTGTTCACAAAAATCtaagcaaaaaaataaaaaacataactAATTTGTAGGAAAACAATCAAGCAGTccctaaataaataagtaacaACTAACCTTTAGTGCTTAATCAAATTGCTTTCAACAACAAATAGTTAAGACGGTAAATCTTTAATCAAACTCATcaagtaaaaattattaaataaagaaaaaaatttaaagttgaaaatgtcaaaaataaaataagtaaataaatcaatttttctaattattatGACATGAAAATTAAGTAATTGATTAAAAGATTTCTACATAGAGAATgttgacaagaaaaaaagtataattttttttttgtttctataatatttggtaaaaagaaaagagagcaAGTGGTGGTTGTGAGGTTTTTGAGAAGTTGAGtttgaaaataattctattacaattagttttatttttattttttgaaaaatgtaattggctttgttttaatttgattaaaattagttattgactaattgttgtgCTATATTtcactaaattaaaaattattgtagggtaaaattataaaattttaaaaaaataaaaagaagttagaaaaattttaaaatttttatagggtcgaaattataaaattttttaaaaacacaggtaaactataaaatttaaaaatgattgaaaagatgaaattataaaatttttaaatatatatataaattatgaaaatttaaaaattattggcCCCGCTAGCCGCCTTCCCCTCCGCCTCTGTCAGTACAAGAAAGGGTATCTCTAGGAAATGTAGTAAAGTGTAGAAAGAGAACTATGTATagtcctttttgtttttgttgattCTTGGTAGCATGCCTTGTGTTGGGACTGGTATGTTAGGGCAGTGTGTGTACCGAGGAGGTGCTGTGCAATTTTTCTGCTGACATCAACATGGTCGGCTACAGTGATTTTTAGGAGTATGCTCAGAACATTGTACATGGTTATAAACCTAAAAATTACGTACTACTTTTGTACCATGTGACCTGGGGTGAGTTTTCATTACTGAAAAGGAAATATATTTCTTTAGAAGTTGAGGTAGATGAGGATCTGTTCGTAGCGTAGTCTATGGACGTAAATTGCTTCTcttatatatttcttataacAGAAAAGGAAATATAAAGGATCAACAAAACCAATGTAGAAGCTAAATGTGAAAAACTTGTCTATGATTTCATCCATTCAATGAAGTTCTTGAAAATCCTGTCAGAGCTACCACCTTCATTGGCACTACTTATAACCAATTCTTTTAGTTTAAGAGTTCTTGCTCTGAAGCTTTCATCACCTAGCAACAGCTCCACTTTGCTCCTAATTTCTTCTCTTGTAATGGTCTCTCCTTCATCTCTTGTAAAATTTACGCCAATTTTCCAAATGCCACAAATGTAGCTCTCATTAACAAACTGGTCAGCAAAGTATGGCCAACACAGAAAAGGGACCCCATTGCTTACGCCTTCAACGGTGGAATTCCAACCGCAATGGCTTAAGAAGCAAGCAACAGAAGGATGAGCCAGAACCGCACGTTGGGGTGCCCAGCCCACCATCCTTCCTCTGTTGGCTACTCTTTCCTTGAATCCTTCGGGGTAAAGATCATCCGATTCACTCCCCTCAGTGATATCTGGTCTGACAACCCAGAGAAAGGGCCTGTTTGAGAGTTCCAGGCCCAGAGCCAATTCTTGGAATTGGATTGGATCAAAAACCGTGAAGCTGCCAAATGCCACATAAATAACCGAACCCGGTGCCTGTTGATCAAGCCACTTCAAACAAGTTGCATCCTCTGGCCAGAAACTTCCTGCCAAGGCTCCAAGCTGGTTGGTTGATGAAACTGGGCCTATGGGCAGGATCTCTGGAACTAAGCTAAGTGCTTCAGGCTCCAGGTCATAAGTTGTGTTGCAAATTAGCCGCTCTGCTTTTGCAATAGCTTTATTGTTTCTCTCGGCATAttcaaaaatagttttttgtGTGTTGAAGTCACCGAGACAGACCCACAGAAAATTCTTTGGGTGCATGGCAGGTGTGTTTGGGGACAACTGAatcatcttttctttattgattGGAGTACCTGCAAACCAAATTTCAACAACTGTTAAACAATATCAGGGCATATTTTAATGCTCCTTTCTTGTTCCTGCTTACgattgaatttcaaattaattataaagtaGTAATATTTGTCCTCCAAGTTTGAGGCAAAATTCTATTCATGAAGGTCTGATAGTTAGTAATAATTATTTGCTGTTATTTAGACGTGCTGCGGTTGGACTCAATACCATGTTCATCAATAACTTCATCATCAAGCAACTTCTTGGTGCTAAAAAGCAAGTTCAATACAAGGGCAGATGCGGGCCAGAAAGCAGCTCCAGGGATTCCCATCTCTGCTGCAACTTCAAGTGCCCATCCCATGTTGACATCAGCTATAACATGAGTGATCTTATCATCTTCTAATCTATCAATTTTCTGTATGAGCTCCTTCAGCTCCCCGGGCATGACTTGGCTCAGTCCATCCGTTAACTTCCCTAAAAGATTCCTGTTCTCGCCAACTTCCATCCCGTCCGGGATTGAAACTAGACGAATTGGCCCTTCTGGATCAACCTTATTGGCAAACGCATCCATGACTCTCTGGTGATTAAAATCTGAGTTGACAAATGTGATTTGGAAGCCATGTTTGGCCAAGCTGTGAGACAGCTCCATAAGAGGAATGACATGGCCTTGTGCTGGATAAGGTATTGCCAGAATATGTAGATTTCCCATTTACACTAATAATTCTCTCTATATGTTTTACAGACTTTAGCTTATGTTCGTTTTATAGAGAGATTCTCGTGATCCCCAAGGACCCCTTGTGCAATGTTAGTTCATGTCTTCACCTGCTGGATGTTCTCTAGGTTTGGGGAAATAAGATTCTTGTTTAAAATCGAACATATTAGTGATTGTCCTTTAATTTTCAGTTGTTGCTATGATTTGGTGCTTCTGGTTGGTATTCACCGTCCACTATTTTGGCTGAACCAGCTGGGTGAAAACTTAGTGCTATTTCTAGTCTTcacaatattattttataagctTAGCTCTGGGGATTTGCTGTGAATTTTCTGGAATCTTATAAACGCTAGGGACATCATaatctaatttttatttcagATGTGAAACTTTTGTAAATGGTTAGCAGGCAATGGGACAAagataattattatataaatgaaaaatccTCAGAGTTCGGGATGACACAATTGGCAAAGTTTGGCGAAAGAATTGATGTATAAACAGGCAACCCTTTGCATAAGGGTTGATGTGATCCCTCGTGACAGAAATCCATATTTAAGGTACTAGTCAcaagaaagtaaaaagaagaataagataTACATCCTCTTGGTTTTTTATGTTCTTATATTGGAGATATATCCATGAGCATATATAGGTTAGAGAATTTAAGGATTATTTTTGCATAATTGTATGCAACTTTGGacacatttttttaaaaaagaatggTTAAGTCTAACACAGAATCGATAATGTCATGATCATATTCTTCTATCTGTCATGGTTGTGCTAATTAGAGCACAAGAAAGGATTATTGTCAATTTAGATGGATGCTTGCAGGTTAAAACTAaggggattttttttttagccctTATAAATAACGTGTTTTGGTAAATAACTGTCAAGATacttttaactgtttttagccaacagaaaagattttgggacaaaaatgcccttaatgaGCAGTCTTCATTAGCGTACACTCTCAAACAGGCgaaaaatgggagaaaaaaaataaatatgcaaaGATTGGTTGTGCAAAATACCCAAATTTTTTTCCGAAGGTtgttcaaaacaaaataatgttgcATGAGATGAGTTTTCAGAGATTTGAGACATGGCATTCAGATAATAGGAGAAGAGAGATATTAAATCGAACAAGGAACAAGTCGTCATGAATGGAAAGCTTGGCTAATGATGTGAAACCAGAAATCCTTGATACGGTGGTGAATTCAAAGGAGAAAGATGTGAATCCAAAACAGGAAATGGTCCTGCTATAGCAGGCCATATGTTAGATGGCTGTCGCAGGGcaaggtttagagtttgtgaaacgtcatgttgggaatgtgtgacacggcaCCGCTCAGAGTTAGTGAGACGCCATGGAGGAAATCTGTGATATGCCAGAgttaagagttggtgacacgccatggtgggaatgtgtgacacggtagcgttcagagttggtgagacGCCATGGAGGAAATCTGTGACATGCCAGATTAAGAGTTGGTGACATggcatggagggaatctgtgacacgccaacgttcagagttggtgagacgccatggagggaatctgtgacacactagagttcagagttggtgacacgccatggtcatgtttagagtgtgtgacatgACATTACTTGAAAAGctgacacgccatggtcatggtttagagtgtgtgacatgGTAGTGCTTGAGTAGTTGACACGTCATGGTTTgaaatagagagagaaaaaaaaatgggcaGTTAACGTGGTAATCATTTAGACTTCCACTGAATTAATTcccctttttcaaaataaataagaatattagaaggtcatttttcattttaaacagtTATTATTCAGAATTCGTAACGTTTGTATGATTCATTTCTCATTCTCGCCTGTATCGGAGTGTTCGAGCGAAACTAAACCACAGCACCAGCAAAAATGTCAGCCATGAATGAAGAGGTCAGTGAGTCTCAAATTCGCAATATTCTTGTGTTCgttaattttttggttttttcctgggtttgtttgatatgttcgggttttttgttttgttttacaaatGTTTAGATTGCAttttcttgctggtttgaTGGTTGTTGTGGTTAAGCCGTAGTGGTTTTAGCGATTTTGGGTGTTTACCGTGTGACGCCATTGTTATTATAGTTAGTTATTAGCGTGTGACAACAtattacttgatatgcatggcgtgtcacagtATTTTACTTTATATGTATGTCGTGtcacaaaattttacttgttatgcatgatGTTTGACAgtattttacttgatatgcatggcgtgtcataaCGTTtaacttgatatgcatggcgtgtcacaacatttaacttgttatgcatgacgtgtcacaacattttacttgttatgcatagtgtgtcacaacattttgattgcaatgcatggcgtgtcacaacatttattccttatttatGTCTTCAGTGTACCTTGTTGCACATGACTGCTTAACTCACTGGTGCATGTGTGCCATATTTTGCAGATCCAACGTAGAATGTATGAGGATCTTGACAGTTTGCTGATCGTGCCAAAGGAGAAGTGGGCGTTTAACGTCGCAATTAACACTCATTGTAAGTGGTCGCAGTTGCATTATACCACAAAGACTCTCCAATAGAAGGGGGAGTATGATCCAGTTAAACGTACCTGCTTCAGAATGCTCTTGGACGTCTATCCGCAGGGGTACTTTTGCGTTGGTCTCTTGCATAGCATCATGATTCGTCGAATCACTGAGAGGCAGTCAATGGACCACGAGCTATGGTTTGCCATTGGCAAGAGCAAGGCGCGACTATCAAAGCAGGAGCTCTGCCTTATGACCGGGCTGAAGTTTGGTCCAATGCCTGATGTGTTCAGACGATCGTACGAGGTTGCTGCGGATGGAATTCATGCAAGATACTAGAACGAGCAGGACAACGTTAAGCTGCAGGTTTTGCTTGATACCTTCGGCGGGGATAACTTTCAGCGACCAGAAGAAGCCACCAAGATGACACTCGTTTTGCTCGCgaataacattttatgtggtCAAGACTACCGTAGACGGGTGACGCCTTGGTTACTGTCATTGGTGGAGGACATCGACGCTTGGAATGTCTTCCTATGGGGGCACTATGTTTGGAAGCTGACCTTGGACTACCTTTTGAAGGGGTTCGAAGTTCCTGACTTGAGCATGACAAAGGAAACTCGGTTACGCTACAACATTTACAGATTCGCATAGGTGATACAGGTACTAAAACGTAAcatttttcagtttcttttcaaacaaaaaatttatgggTGTAGTCGTTTATGATTGACAATCTGATAATGGTTACATTTGACATGCAGTTCTGGGCAATGGAGGAAATTTCGACCCTCTGAAAAATAGTTACCCCATCTGGTCCGAAGGACAACATCCACCCACGAATGTGCAGATGGGATAGCAACCAGAAGCCAAAAGACTTCTACAAGGCAATTCAGAAGTTAGAGTCATCTGACCAAGTGA is drawn from Theobroma cacao cultivar B97-61/B2 chromosome 4, Criollo_cocoa_genome_V2, whole genome shotgun sequence and contains these coding sequences:
- the LOC18601634 gene encoding UDP-glycosyltransferase 83A1, with protein sequence MGNLHILAIPYPAQGHVIPLMELSHSLAKHGFQITFVNSDFNHQRVMDAFANKVDPEGPIRLVSIPDGMEVGENRNLLGKLTDGLSQVMPGELKELIQKIDRLEDDKITHVIADVNMGWALEVAAEMGIPGAAFWPASALVLNLLFSTKKLLDDEVIDEHGTPINKEKMIQLSPNTPAMHPKNFLWVCLGDFNTQKTIFEYAERNNKAIAKAERLICNTTYDLEPEALSLVPEILPIGPVSSTNQLGALAGSFWPEDATCLKWLDQQAPGSVIYVAFGSFTVFDPIQFQELALGLELSNRPFLWVVRPDITEGSESDDLYPEGFKERVANRGRMVGWAPQRAVLAHPSVACFLSHCGWNSTVEGVSNGVPFLCWPYFADQFVNESYICGIWKIGVNFTRDEGETITREEIRSKVELLLGDESFRARTLKLKELVISSANEGGSSDRIFKNFIEWMKS